A stretch of Cellulosilyticum sp. I15G10I2 DNA encodes these proteins:
- the fba gene encoding class II fructose-1,6-bisphosphate aldolase, with protein sequence MLVSAKEMLNKAREGKYAVGQFNINNLEWTKAVLLTAQENNSPVILGVSEGAGKYMGGYKTIVGMVNGMIEELNITVPVALHLDHGSYEGALKVIEAGFSSVMFDGSHYSIDENIEKTKEIIKITEEKGLSLEAEVGSIGGEEDGVVGAGEIADAAECKLIADLGVTMLAAGIGNIHGKYPENWKGLDFTALAAIKNATGDVPLVLHGGTGIPEDMIKEAISLGVAKINVNTECQLSFAEGVRKYIEAGKDLQGKGFDPRKLLAPGFEAIKATVKEKMELFGSVNQA encoded by the coding sequence ATGTTAGTTTCAGCTAAAGAAATGCTAAATAAAGCACGAGAAGGAAAATATGCGGTTGGCCAATTCAACATCAATAACTTAGAGTGGACAAAAGCTGTTTTATTAACTGCACAGGAAAATAACTCTCCAGTCATCTTAGGGGTATCTGAGGGTGCCGGCAAATACATGGGTGGCTATAAAACGATTGTTGGCATGGTAAATGGTATGATCGAAGAATTAAATATCACTGTGCCTGTTGCCTTACATTTAGACCACGGTAGTTATGAAGGTGCTTTAAAAGTAATTGAAGCAGGTTTTTCTTCAGTTATGTTTGATGGTTCTCATTATTCAATAGATGAGAATATCGAAAAAACAAAAGAGATTATTAAGATCACAGAAGAAAAAGGTCTTTCATTAGAAGCTGAAGTTGGTTCTATTGGCGGGGAAGAAGATGGTGTTGTTGGTGCTGGTGAAATCGCTGATGCTGCTGAGTGTAAATTAATTGCAGATTTAGGCGTAACTATGTTAGCTGCTGGTATCGGTAATATTCATGGTAAATACCCTGAAAATTGGAAAGGCTTAGACTTCACTGCTCTAGCTGCAATTAAAAATGCTACAGGCGATGTACCTTTAGTTTTACATGGTGGAACTGGTATTCCTGAAGATATGATTAAAGAAGCAATTTCTTTAGGGGTTGCAAAAATAAACGTAAATACTGAATGTCAATTATCCTTCGCAGAAGGAGTTCGTAAATATATTGAAGCCGGCAAAGATTTACAAGGTAAAGGGTTTGACCCTCGTAAACTACTGGCTCCAGGCTTTGAAGCAATCAAAGCTACAGTAAAAGAAAAAATGGAATTGTTCGGTTCTGTAAATCAAGCTTAA
- the fliB gene encoding flagellin lysine-N-methylase — protein sequence MNKKYEKIIAPHYIKNFTCIGGACEDSCCVGWHIPIDEETYKKYMKVKDKRIKGRLEREIVQKRSNPTYEHAAKIKLKNGRCAFLSQEGLCDIYSTLGKDYLSYTCTLYPRTINRINNTLECSLICSCPEAARQVLLSKEPLAFQNLDVLANVNVISADLRINRLKPTKWQDYFYELRAVIISILQNRNELIENRIKRIGSLMGDLEKHIAHASFKKIPELIGSYNEMVAKNKNTSNIKSYADDVKETIHLIKALQSFSIKKKIKSSRYRQCLEETFLGLSIKGDDLKQAGILYETSCKQYYESFIITHGYMLENYFVNYAFERCMPLDHKHPIESFKRMSLYYRLIKLHIVGIAYYNKHFTKEALIMLIQALSKTFDHDDESFTTILKDLQSHTKSF from the coding sequence GTGAATAAAAAATATGAAAAAATAATAGCGCCTCACTATATAAAAAATTTTACATGTATAGGAGGGGCGTGTGAAGATAGCTGCTGCGTAGGGTGGCATATCCCTATAGATGAAGAAACTTATAAAAAATATATGAAAGTAAAGGATAAGCGGATTAAAGGGAGATTAGAGCGGGAAATTGTTCAAAAACGTTCAAATCCTACTTATGAGCATGCAGCTAAGATTAAACTTAAAAACGGCAGATGTGCATTTTTGTCTCAGGAAGGATTATGTGATATTTATAGTACACTAGGCAAAGATTATTTAAGCTATACATGTACCCTTTATCCAAGAACTATCAATCGTATCAATAATACTTTAGAATGTTCATTGATTTGTTCTTGTCCAGAAGCCGCAAGGCAAGTGCTGCTGAGTAAAGAACCACTTGCTTTTCAAAATTTAGATGTATTAGCGAATGTAAATGTAATAAGTGCAGATCTTAGGATTAATAGGCTTAAACCTACAAAGTGGCAGGATTATTTTTATGAGCTGCGAGCAGTAATTATAAGTATTTTACAAAATAGAAATGAGCTGATAGAAAATAGAATAAAACGTATTGGCTCTTTAATGGGAGATTTAGAAAAACATATCGCCCATGCTTCTTTTAAAAAGATTCCGGAGCTTATCGGGAGCTACAATGAAATGGTTGCTAAGAATAAGAATACTAGTAATATAAAATCTTATGCAGATGACGTAAAAGAAACTATTCATCTCATAAAAGCACTTCAGTCTTTTAGCATAAAGAAAAAGATAAAGTCTAGCAGGTATAGGCAATGTTTGGAAGAGACATTTTTAGGATTATCAATTAAAGGTGATGATTTAAAGCAAGCGGGTATCCTTTACGAGACAAGCTGTAAGCAATATTATGAATCATTTATAATAACGCATGGCTATATGTTGGAAAATTACTTTGTAAATTATGCTTTTGAAAGATGTATGCCGCTTGATCACAAGCATCCAATTGAAAGTTTTAAGCGAATGAGTTTGTACTACAGGCTTATTAAGTTACACATTGTGGGGATAGCATACTACAATAAGCATTTTACAAAAGAAGCACTTATTATGCTTATACAAGCACTTTCAAAGACTTTTGACCATGATGATGAATCTTTTACAACTATTTTAAAAGATTTACAGAGTCATACAAAATCCTTTTAA
- a CDS encoding tetratricopeptide repeat protein, with the protein MKILFITIPWMKYYTGEGDEEKITPLSGYNFQNINGYYYGYGDGLAYIPIENLDGILAEDEVAEDVLVVWTSKNNEDENKVIGWYKNAKVYRHKKEVLTLDSDRIEMRYSILAKAKESTLLPPELRLLDVKNLAEPLWFTDDIQLLKDITMYIHNYQGEKFNTLLNEKDLTAQSVLTFPDYEMYFSKADTFLAKDLYGKAIRCFNKAIALEPDLVMAYECKGSILLSLKMYDEALEVYKKIIMLEKNHNEAYYCLGLLYGLKENYNQCISYLNKYIASNPNDTQAIAERGIAYYNLGNTEEAKSDILKAYQMDTDDPVFKKLIQYIQGKHAIKTGEIQPANRRG; encoded by the coding sequence ATGAAAATATTATTTATAACTATTCCATGGATGAAATACTATACAGGAGAAGGGGATGAAGAAAAAATTACGCCTTTAAGCGGCTATAACTTCCAAAATATTAATGGGTATTATTATGGGTATGGAGATGGACTCGCGTACATACCTATAGAAAACTTAGATGGAATTTTGGCTGAGGATGAAGTGGCTGAGGATGTGCTCGTAGTATGGACTTCAAAAAATAATGAAGATGAAAACAAAGTTATTGGATGGTATAAAAATGCTAAGGTCTATCGCCATAAAAAAGAAGTACTTACATTAGACAGTGACAGGATAGAGATGCGGTATAGTATTCTAGCTAAAGCTAAGGAGAGTACACTGCTTCCTCCAGAACTTAGACTGCTGGATGTAAAAAATTTAGCAGAACCCCTGTGGTTTACAGACGATATACAGTTACTTAAAGATATAACAATGTATATTCATAACTATCAAGGAGAAAAGTTTAATACCCTTTTAAATGAGAAGGACTTAACGGCTCAGTCTGTTTTAACTTTTCCGGATTATGAAATGTATTTTTCAAAAGCAGATACGTTTTTAGCGAAAGACTTGTATGGTAAAGCTATTAGATGCTTTAATAAAGCGATTGCGCTTGAACCTGACCTAGTAATGGCCTATGAATGTAAAGGGAGTATTTTGCTAAGCCTTAAGATGTATGATGAGGCTTTAGAAGTTTATAAAAAGATTATTATGCTTGAAAAAAATCATAATGAAGCTTATTATTGTTTAGGTCTTTTATATGGTCTTAAAGAAAATTATAATCAATGTATAAGCTATTTGAATAAGTATATTGCCAGCAATCCAAATGATACACAGGCCATTGCAGAAAGAGGGATAGCCTATTACAATCTTGGCAATACTGAAGAAGCAAAATCAGATATTTTAAAAGCTTACCAGATGGATACAGATGATCCTGTTTTTAAAAAATTAATCCAATATATACAAGGTAAACACGCTATAAAGACAGGTGAGATTCAACCAGCTAATAGGAGAGGCTAA
- a CDS encoding epoxyqueuosine reductase QueH → MNKINYQKILDVTLEQLKMSQRVPTLLLHSCCAPCSSYVIAYLSDYFYITVFYYNPNIDETEEYVKRAKEQKDLIDKMSTKYPVKFIEGAYDTEVYTEMASPLAAEKEGGSRCFLCYQMRLQKTAETAERLKFDYFATTLTISPLKNVNKLNEIGEKLQEVYGIAYLCSDFKKREGYKRSTELSRTYNLYRQDYCGCSYSKQHSKN, encoded by the coding sequence ATGAACAAAATAAATTATCAAAAAATATTAGATGTAACTTTAGAACAGTTAAAAATGTCACAGAGAGTTCCTACACTTTTGCTGCACTCCTGTTGTGCACCTTGCAGCAGTTACGTAATAGCCTATTTATCTGATTACTTTTATATAACAGTATTTTATTATAACCCTAATATCGATGAAACAGAAGAATATGTTAAAAGAGCCAAGGAACAAAAAGATTTAATTGATAAAATGTCTACTAAGTATCCTGTTAAATTCATTGAAGGCGCCTATGATACCGAGGTGTATACTGAGATGGCAAGTCCTTTGGCAGCTGAAAAAGAAGGCGGTTCAAGATGTTTCTTATGCTATCAGATGCGCCTTCAAAAAACAGCAGAGACGGCAGAGCGCTTAAAGTTTGATTATTTTGCCACTACCCTAACAATAAGCCCTCTTAAAAATGTCAATAAGCTTAATGAAATAGGAGAGAAATTGCAAGAAGTATACGGGATAGCCTATCTTTGTTCAGACTTTAAAAAAAGAGAAGGCTATAAACGTTCAACAGAGCTTAGCCGTACCTATAATCTTTATAGACAGGATTATTGTGGATGTTCTTATTCAAAACAGCATTCAAAAAACTAA
- a CDS encoding ATP-grasp domain-containing protein, protein MDKLRGWIVSNGYLKTSKFMEIIDLYKACALTLGMSLELVLNNELLMGIERSTCFIHGKKIMQLPDFVLYLDKDIRLAYQLEQMGIRVFNSSRVIGICDDKSQTFQVLASQGINMPKTIIAPLVFKGFEEDSEHYIDAVENELTYPIVIKESYGSFGEQVYLVQNREELIMKRRQLISIPHIYQEFVSSSKGRDVRLNVVGSRVVAGMLRTSDIDFRANVTNGGQMQNYNPPKAFEALARSVCKIIGADFAGVDLLFGKDDEPLLCEVNSNAHIKNIQICTGINVAEYILRHILKEMRQ, encoded by the coding sequence ATGGACAAGTTAAGAGGCTGGATAGTTTCGAATGGATATCTTAAGACTTCTAAATTTATGGAGATTATTGACTTATATAAGGCATGCGCTTTGACACTGGGGATGAGTTTAGAACTTGTTTTAAATAATGAGTTATTAATGGGAATAGAACGCAGTACATGCTTTATACATGGAAAGAAAATAATGCAGCTGCCTGATTTTGTACTTTATTTAGATAAAGATATAAGGCTTGCTTATCAGTTAGAGCAAATGGGCATTAGAGTATTTAATAGTTCAAGGGTAATAGGTATATGTGATGATAAATCTCAAACTTTTCAGGTGTTAGCAAGCCAGGGCATTAACATGCCAAAGACAATTATTGCACCTCTGGTTTTCAAAGGATTTGAAGAAGATTCAGAGCATTATATAGATGCTGTAGAAAATGAACTGACTTATCCGATCGTTATTAAAGAAAGTTATGGATCATTTGGTGAACAGGTTTATTTAGTTCAAAACAGAGAGGAGCTTATTATGAAGCGCAGACAATTAATTAGCATTCCTCATATTTACCAAGAATTTGTATCAAGTAGTAAGGGGCGAGATGTAAGACTTAATGTAGTAGGCAGTCGCGTAGTTGCTGGGATGCTGCGTACCTCAGATATAGATTTTAGGGCTAATGTTACAAATGGGGGACAGATGCAAAACTACAATCCACCTAAGGCATTTGAAGCACTTGCTCGTAGTGTATGTAAAATAATAGGAGCTGATTTTGCCGGAGTAGATCTTCTTTTTGGAAAAGATGATGAGCCCCTATTATGCGAAGTTAATTCTAATGCACATATTAAAAATATACAGATCTGTACAGGGATTAATGTAGCTGAATATATTTTAAGACATATTTTAAAGGAAATGAGACAATGA
- a CDS encoding ATP-grasp domain-containing protein, which translates to MIQGWLVYNTEDTIKNSYFINALITYAKASEINLKLVLREKIALGMEENVLSIAYEGKKSLPQIVINRSRDSFFAKHLEIMGIRVYNAYRITHLCNHKARTHQMISQLGIPALNTFFYSKRYLDLETAQISFPVILKSATGHGGQEVFQCINKETIKKYLNLIKDDEFLIQQRCDQPGVDVRVFVMGDQILGAIKRESMNDFRSNYSLGGTAKRYHLSQENEAYVQRIIKHLKSDFVGIDFMINRQGAFLFNEIEDVVGSRTLYQYGQIDTAKEYIHYIKNTVTHLR; encoded by the coding sequence ATGATACAAGGATGGCTTGTTTATAATACAGAAGATACTATTAAAAATAGCTACTTTATCAATGCGTTAATCACTTATGCCAAAGCATCTGAGATAAACTTAAAGCTTGTTTTAAGAGAAAAAATAGCTTTAGGTATGGAAGAAAATGTGCTATCAATCGCTTATGAGGGAAAGAAATCTTTGCCTCAGATAGTTATTAATAGGTCTAGAGATAGTTTTTTTGCAAAGCATTTAGAAATTATGGGAATAAGAGTTTATAATGCATACCGCATTACACACCTATGTAATCATAAGGCGAGGACGCATCAAATGATTAGCCAATTGGGCATACCAGCGCTAAATACATTTTTTTATAGTAAAAGATATTTGGATTTAGAGACAGCGCAAATTTCGTTCCCAGTTATATTAAAAAGTGCAACTGGGCATGGCGGACAGGAAGTGTTTCAGTGTATCAATAAAGAGACTATTAAAAAGTACCTTAATCTTATCAAGGATGATGAATTTTTAATTCAGCAGCGATGTGATCAGCCTGGGGTTGATGTAAGAGTATTTGTGATGGGAGACCAGATTTTAGGAGCCATTAAAAGAGAGTCGATGAATGATTTTAGATCAAATTATTCATTAGGTGGTACGGCGAAGCGCTATCATTTGTCTCAAGAGAACGAAGCCTATGTTCAGCGTATAATTAAGCATTTAAAAAGTGATTTTGTAGGGATAGATTTTATGATTAACAGGCAAGGCGCATTTCTATTTAATGAAATAGAAGATGTAGTTGGCAGCCGGACGCTTTATCAGTATGGACAGATAGATACTGCAAAAGAATATATTCATTATATAAAAAACACTGTTACACATCTTAGGTAA
- a CDS encoding aminotransferase-like domain-containing protein yields MNQLFSDRILNSKKSFIREILKITNNKDIISFAGGLPNPISFPTAALQDAMNTVTSKNGSHVFQYATTEGYLPLREYIAKRYQTKHGLTINADDILITSGSQQGLDLIGKVFLNKDDHVLIEKPGYLGAIQALSLYEPHFHQVDLFEDGIDLNQFKTLLHQHNIKLFYSVPNFQNPTGITYSKANREALGGMLNDTQTVLIEDDPYGELRFIGEDVPYIQSFSSNPSILLGSFSKIVTPGMRIGWICTTRPEIMDKLIIAKQASDLHTNYFSQRVIYQYLIDNNLEEHISHIKKLYKEQREAMLLSIAEYFPENIKITKPEGGMFLWATLPDSMSSLKLFELASTLKVAFVPGEPFYVGEIPQNTLRLNYTNSDPKTIDEGIKRLGQAIKTLLAQA; encoded by the coding sequence TTGAATCAACTTTTTTCAGACAGAATACTAAATAGTAAAAAATCATTTATTCGCGAAATACTAAAAATTACTAATAATAAAGACATTATTTCTTTTGCAGGCGGACTTCCAAATCCTATTTCTTTTCCTACAGCTGCACTACAAGATGCCATGAATACTGTAACTAGTAAAAATGGCTCACATGTATTTCAGTATGCGACAACGGAGGGCTATTTACCTTTAAGAGAATATATTGCCAAAAGATATCAAACGAAACACGGCTTAACCATTAATGCTGATGATATTCTCATAACCAGCGGCTCTCAGCAGGGCCTCGATCTTATTGGTAAAGTTTTTTTGAATAAAGATGATCATGTTTTAATTGAAAAACCCGGTTATCTTGGAGCAATCCAGGCTCTTTCGTTATATGAACCCCATTTTCATCAAGTTGACCTCTTTGAAGATGGCATTGATTTAAATCAATTTAAGACGCTTTTACATCAGCATAACATTAAATTATTCTACTCAGTGCCAAATTTTCAAAATCCAACAGGCATCACTTATTCAAAAGCCAACAGAGAAGCTCTGGGTGGTATGCTTAATGACACGCAGACTGTTTTAATTGAAGATGATCCTTATGGCGAACTTAGATTTATAGGTGAAGATGTGCCTTATATACAATCTTTTAGCAGCAATCCCTCAATCCTATTAGGTTCCTTTTCCAAAATCGTAACCCCAGGCATGCGTATTGGCTGGATTTGTACAACGCGTCCCGAAATAATGGATAAGCTTATTATTGCTAAACAGGCTTCTGACTTGCATACTAATTACTTTTCTCAAAGAGTTATTTATCAATATCTGATAGATAATAACTTAGAAGAACACATCAGCCATATTAAAAAACTTTATAAAGAACAACGGGAAGCAATGCTACTTAGCATCGCTGAATATTTCCCAGAAAATATTAAAATCACAAAACCTGAAGGCGGTATGTTTTTATGGGCAACTCTACCTGATTCTATGTCTTCGCTTAAACTTTTTGAGCTTGCATCCACTTTAAAAGTAGCTTTTGTTCCTGGAGAACCCTTTTATGTAGGCGAAATCCCGCAGAATACTTTGCGTTTAAATTATACAAATTCAGACCCCAAAACTATTGATGAGGGCATCAAACGTTTGGGCCAAGCTATTAAAACACTGCTTGCTCAAGCTTAA
- a CDS encoding ArsR/SmtB family transcription factor, translating to MIRLANKIDLCSCTIIHQDVVERATAEMQDHEISIKLSELFKLFADPTRIKLLNALYISEMCVCDIAACLNMTHSAISHQLRLLKMYNLVKSRKEGKVVYYSLADSHVTDILSKGLEHINE from the coding sequence GTGATTAGATTGGCTAATAAAATAGACCTTTGCTCTTGCACAATTATTCACCAAGATGTCGTAGAAAGAGCTACTGCAGAGATGCAGGATCATGAGATTTCAATTAAATTATCTGAGCTTTTTAAACTGTTTGCAGACCCTACGCGTATTAAACTGCTTAATGCACTCTACATTTCTGAAATGTGCGTTTGTGATATTGCTGCATGTTTGAATATGACGCATTCGGCTATATCGCATCAACTTAGACTACTAAAAATGTATAATCTTGTAAAATCACGCAAAGAAGGTAAGGTTGTTTATTACTCTCTTGCTGACTCTCATGTTACGGATATCCTCTCTAAAGGACTTGAACATATTAATGAATAA
- a CDS encoding tetratricopeptide repeat protein, protein MAYVCPYCGEIIDNSSKCTRCDQDLEWVQKINEKSKLYYFKGYQEAQERNLTVAATYLKKAVYFNKFNIDARNLLGLVYFEMGKIGSALKQWIISASLSKEDNIAVEYIDKIQNSPKMLITYKDSISLYNKALMYLKQKNNDMAIIRLKKAVSLNSNLTEARNLLALCYIKEKQFYKANEQIKNVLAIDASDMKALSYFKMLSKQDTATIQPYELEYIPKQSKNNYVKPSKVINRGHALAIYVMYFIIGSLFMFIIQSSLITPNKTKSYENTVANLRESETKLKGLLEETRIKSQDEIDTLKAENQQLMEEKQDIELATSKIAQKEKLSQATIMKNNKEWIEAAEILYNVAPSLLDEEAARRYDELKKEVYPRVGRTLYDEGYRHFNRKELIEAKTKLEKAILYDPTADVLRKSLYYLGRVEKEQGNAEKAKYYFNTVVEQNPGTNEANWAAAELKGLQE, encoded by the coding sequence ATGGCGTATGTGTGTCCATATTGTGGGGAGATAATAGATAATAGCAGCAAATGTACCCGTTGTGATCAAGACTTAGAATGGGTACAAAAAATCAACGAAAAAAGCAAACTGTATTATTTTAAGGGGTATCAAGAAGCACAAGAGCGAAATCTTACAGTAGCAGCTACTTATCTAAAGAAGGCTGTTTATTTTAATAAATTTAATATAGACGCTCGAAATTTACTAGGACTTGTTTATTTTGAAATGGGTAAAATTGGATCCGCTCTTAAACAGTGGATTATTAGCGCTTCTTTAAGCAAAGAAGATAATATTGCAGTGGAATATATTGATAAAATACAAAATTCGCCTAAGATGCTGATAACCTATAAGGATTCTATTTCACTTTATAATAAAGCACTGATGTATTTAAAACAAAAGAATAATGATATGGCCATTATAAGACTTAAAAAAGCTGTCAGCTTAAATAGCAATCTTACGGAAGCAAGAAATCTGCTGGCTTTATGTTATATAAAAGAAAAACAATTTTATAAAGCAAATGAACAGATTAAGAATGTTTTGGCAATAGATGCATCAGATATGAAAGCTCTTAGTTATTTTAAGATGCTTAGTAAGCAGGATACTGCAACGATACAGCCGTATGAGCTTGAATATATTCCTAAACAATCAAAAAATAATTATGTTAAGCCTTCTAAGGTTATTAATAGGGGCCATGCATTAGCGATTTATGTGATGTATTTTATAATCGGTAGTTTATTTATGTTTATTATCCAAAGCTCTTTAATTACACCTAATAAAACTAAAAGCTATGAAAATACAGTTGCTAATCTAAGAGAGTCTGAGACAAAACTAAAGGGATTACTTGAAGAGACCCGGATAAAAAGCCAAGATGAGATCGATACGTTAAAAGCTGAAAATCAACAGCTTATGGAAGAAAAACAAGATATAGAGCTTGCCACTTCTAAAATAGCTCAAAAAGAAAAATTGAGTCAAGCGACTATTATGAAAAATAATAAAGAGTGGATAGAGGCCGCTGAAATCTTATATAATGTAGCACCGTCTTTATTAGATGAAGAAGCTGCTAGGCGCTATGATGAATTAAAGAAAGAAGTTTATCCAAGAGTTGGAAGAACTTTGTATGACGAAGGATACAGACACTTTAACCGTAAAGAATTAATAGAGGCAAAGACAAAACTTGAGAAGGCTATACTTTATGATCCAACGGCAGATGTATTAAGAAAAAGTTTATATTATTTGGGACGCGTTGAAAAAGAACAAGGTAATGCTGAAAAAGCAAAGTACTATTTTAATACCGTTGTAGAACAAAATCCAGGAACTAATGAAGCAAACTGGGCAGCAGCAGAACTAAAAGGTTTACAAGAATAA
- a CDS encoding STAS domain-containing protein, with protein MLRIDFIMVNRTLVVVLEGELDHHTCVEIRQTVDREYQKRRAKNLVFDFANINFMDSSGIGMLMGRYRSVVICGGEIGLFNVSPEAEKILAMSGIHKLMKTYSSKQEAIDALA; from the coding sequence GTGTTGAGAATTGATTTTATAATGGTAAATCGCACATTAGTGGTTGTTTTAGAGGGTGAGCTTGATCATCATACTTGCGTTGAAATAAGACAAACTGTTGATCGAGAATACCAAAAAAGAAGAGCTAAAAATCTAGTATTTGATTTTGCCAACATAAATTTTATGGATAGTTCCGGAATCGGAATGCTCATGGGAAGATATAGAAGTGTTGTGATATGTGGTGGTGAAATAGGACTCTTCAATGTATCACCAGAAGCTGAAAAAATATTAGCTATGTCAGGGATTCATAAATTAATGAAGACTTATTCAAGCAAACAAGAAGCTATTGATGCTTTAGCATAG
- the spoIIAB gene encoding anti-sigma F factor, which translates to MPKKNSMQIQFSSNSLNESFARVAVAAFVSQLDPTMEELYDIKMAVSEAVTNSIIHAYENRDDCEICIKCAYEDEVISIEVIDKGKGIHNIEEAMTALYTTSIDEERAGLGFTVMQSMMHEVEVFSEVGHGTTVKMKKSLGV; encoded by the coding sequence ATGCCAAAGAAAAATAGTATGCAAATACAATTTTCAAGTAATTCATTAAATGAATCATTTGCACGGGTAGCTGTAGCTGCATTTGTATCACAGCTTGATCCTACCATGGAAGAATTATATGATATTAAAATGGCTGTATCAGAAGCCGTTACAAATAGTATTATTCATGCTTATGAGAATAGAGATGATTGTGAGATATGTATAAAATGTGCCTATGAAGATGAAGTCATAAGTATAGAGGTTATTGACAAGGGAAAAGGTATACACAATATTGAAGAAGCGATGACTGCGCTTTATACAACATCTATAGATGAAGAAAGAGCAGGGCTGGGCTTTACTGTGATGCAGTCTATGATGCATGAAGTAGAAGTCTTTTCTGAGGTAGGACATGGGACAACTGTAAAGATGAAGAAGTCTCTTGGGGTATAA
- the sigF gene encoding RNA polymerase sporulation sigma factor SigF, with product MDHTLELIKRAQDGDNEARSLLVQENMGLVWSLVRRFGNRGYDMEDLFQIGSIGLLKSIEKFDLSFNVRFSTYAVPMIVGEIKRFLRDDGMIKVSRSLKETAYRVRMLKEELIKDLNREPTINEIAAGLDLGVEEVVEALESNAEIESLNAVIYQGDGKPITLSDKIDQSPTQQNDLVDKIVIGEMIKYLLPLEKQIIMLRYFEDRTQTEIATLLDISQVQVSRIEKRILKKMRSMLTSKD from the coding sequence ATGGATCATACCCTAGAGCTTATTAAAAGGGCACAAGATGGAGATAATGAAGCCAGGAGTCTTTTGGTACAAGAAAATATGGGACTTGTTTGGAGTTTAGTAAGAAGATTTGGTAATCGTGGCTATGATATGGAGGATCTTTTTCAAATAGGAAGTATAGGGCTTCTTAAAAGCATAGAGAAATTTGATTTAAGCTTTAATGTAAGATTCTCAACGTATGCTGTACCTATGATTGTTGGAGAAATAAAAAGATTTCTTAGAGATGATGGGATGATTAAAGTCAGCCGATCTTTAAAAGAGACAGCGTACCGTGTACGCATGTTAAAAGAAGAGCTCATCAAAGACCTTAACCGAGAACCAACTATTAATGAAATTGCGGCAGGACTTGATCTTGGCGTTGAAGAAGTTGTTGAAGCGCTGGAATCAAATGCAGAAATTGAATCATTAAATGCTGTCATTTATCAAGGTGACGGTAAGCCAATTACGTTATCAGATAAAATTGATCAATCACCAACACAACAAAACGATTTAGTGGACAAGATTGTTATAGGTGAAATGATTAAATATTTATTGCCGCTCGAAAAGCAGATTATTATGTTAAGATACTTTGAAGATCGTACGCAAACAGAGATTGCGACGTTGCTTGATATATCTCAAGTACAAGTTTCACGTATTGAAAAAAGAATTTTAAAAAAGATGAGATCTATGTTAACCAGTAAGGACTAG